The following are from one region of the Actinoplanes sp. L3-i22 genome:
- a CDS encoding ABC transporter ATP-binding protein encodes MSMEMAAWNSMYHAMHQQNDKRPFSLATLRRIAVFAQPHRSALTGFLLISIVTAVLTVASPVLAGRVVDGIVDGADTSLVVWLAVAIAVVSLGESALGLVQRWFSSRIGEGLILDLRTAVFDHVQRMPVAFFTRTRTGALVSRLNNDVIGAQRAFSDTLSGVAGNLVTLILTLIVMIGISWQITLLALVLLPIFVWPARRMGGRLAKLEREAAEHNAAMNTQMTERFSAPGATLVKLYGRPDAESAEFAARARRVRDIGVRTAMTQSIFLTALVSVSGLAIALVYGLGGYYALRGTLDPGNVVALAILLTRLYAPLTSLASARVEVMSALVSFERVFEVLDLKPLIEESPDARTVPDGPVSVEFDAVRFAYPAADKVSLASLEEVATLDTRGGEEVLHGVSFKAEPGQMIALVGSSGAGKSTMASLLPRLYDAGAGTVRLAGVDVRDLTAASLRATLGLVTQDGHLFHESVRANLLLAQPEATEEEIWAVLRRAHIADLVASLPDGLDTVVGERGYRLSGGERQRLTIARLLLARPRVVVLDEATAHLDSTSEQAVQAALGEALAGRTAVVIAHRLSTVRAADQILVIEEGRVVERGTHAELLSVGGRYQELYDTQFAAA; translated from the coding sequence ATGAGCATGGAGATGGCCGCCTGGAATTCGATGTATCACGCGATGCACCAGCAGAACGACAAGCGACCGTTCTCGCTGGCAACTCTCAGACGTATAGCGGTGTTCGCCCAGCCGCACAGATCGGCGCTGACCGGGTTTCTGCTGATCAGCATCGTGACCGCGGTGTTGACGGTGGCCAGTCCGGTGCTTGCCGGGCGGGTCGTCGACGGGATCGTGGACGGGGCGGACACCAGTCTCGTCGTCTGGCTCGCCGTGGCGATCGCGGTGGTGTCGCTCGGGGAGTCCGCGCTGGGGCTGGTGCAGCGGTGGTTCTCGTCGCGGATCGGCGAGGGGCTGATCCTCGATCTGCGGACCGCGGTCTTCGATCACGTGCAGCGGATGCCTGTCGCCTTCTTCACCCGGACGCGGACCGGGGCGCTGGTCAGCCGGCTCAACAACGACGTGATCGGGGCGCAGCGGGCGTTCAGCGACACCCTGTCGGGCGTGGCGGGGAACCTGGTGACGCTGATCCTGACGCTGATCGTGATGATCGGCATCAGCTGGCAGATCACCCTGCTGGCGCTGGTGCTGCTGCCGATCTTCGTGTGGCCGGCGCGGCGGATGGGCGGGCGGCTCGCCAAGCTGGAGCGGGAGGCGGCGGAGCACAACGCGGCGATGAACACGCAGATGACCGAGCGGTTCTCGGCGCCGGGGGCGACGCTGGTGAAGCTGTACGGGCGGCCGGACGCCGAGTCGGCCGAGTTCGCGGCGCGGGCGCGGCGGGTGCGGGACATCGGGGTGCGGACCGCGATGACGCAGTCGATCTTCCTGACCGCGCTGGTGTCGGTGTCCGGGCTGGCGATCGCCCTGGTCTACGGGCTGGGCGGGTACTACGCGCTGCGCGGCACGCTCGACCCGGGCAACGTGGTGGCGCTGGCGATCCTGCTGACCCGGCTCTACGCGCCGCTGACGTCGCTGGCCAGCGCCCGGGTCGAGGTGATGAGTGCGCTGGTCAGCTTCGAGCGGGTGTTCGAGGTGCTGGACCTGAAGCCGCTGATCGAGGAGAGCCCGGACGCGCGGACGGTGCCGGACGGGCCGGTGTCGGTGGAGTTCGACGCGGTGCGGTTCGCGTATCCGGCGGCGGACAAGGTGTCGCTGGCCTCACTCGAGGAGGTCGCGACGCTGGACACGCGGGGTGGGGAGGAGGTCCTGCACGGCGTGTCGTTCAAGGCCGAGCCGGGGCAGATGATCGCGCTCGTCGGGTCGTCCGGCGCGGGGAAGTCGACGATGGCGAGTCTGCTGCCGCGGCTCTACGACGCGGGCGCGGGGACGGTGCGGCTGGCCGGGGTGGACGTCCGTGATCTGACCGCGGCCTCGCTGCGCGCCACGCTCGGCCTGGTCACCCAGGACGGGCACCTGTTCCACGAGTCGGTCCGGGCGAATCTGCTGCTCGCCCAGCCGGAGGCGACCGAGGAGGAGATCTGGGCGGTGCTGCGCCGGGCGCACATCGCCGACCTGGTGGCGTCGCTGCCGGACGGGCTGGACACGGTGGTCGGCGAGCGCGGCTACCGGCTCTCCGGCGGGGAGCGGCAGCGGCTCACCATCGCCCGGCTGCTGCTGGCCCGGCCGCGGGTGGTCGTCCTGGACGAGGCGACCGCGCATCTCGACTCGACGTCCGAGCAGGCCGTGCAGGCGGCGCTCGGGGAGGCGCTGGCCGGCCGGACCGCGGTGGTGATCGCGCACCGGTTGTCCACGGTCCGGGCCGCCGACCAGATCCTGGTGATCGAGGAGGGACGGGTGGTGGAGCGGGGCACCCATGCCGAGCTGCTCTCGGTGGGCGGCCGCTACCAGGAGCTCTACGACACGCAGTTCGCGGCAGCTTAG
- a CDS encoding FAD-dependent monooxygenase has product MTGYDVIVAGAGPTGLMLAGELALGGARVLVLEALTARSGQSKALNLQPRSAEVLASRGLLDDILAEAPVLLPRGHFAGIPLDYAELDTPYPYQIGIPQARVEERLARWAVSLGAEIRYGTPLSGFTQDAAGVTAGGERAGFLVGCDGARSAVRKQSGVAFPGRDARVCALVADVTLAGGGPSGWELPAPEGDGMLTVLPLGDGVYRMLAAGPAQMAAGRDDPIPDRELAEALARDGLVLGAVRWASRFTDTTRQAEHYRSGRVFLAGDAAHVHSPAGGQGLNLGLQDAFNLGWKLAEVIRGEAGDELLDTYHAERHPVAARVLQSSRAQGVLFVPDEDVAALRAVFAEMVDGRALAARVAGLDHGDRIPGLDHRLLRHGRRRVIDGVHVRPDGFRSF; this is encoded by the coding sequence ATGACCGGCTATGACGTGATCGTGGCGGGCGCCGGGCCGACCGGGCTGATGCTCGCCGGGGAGCTCGCGCTCGGCGGCGCCCGGGTGCTCGTCCTGGAGGCGCTGACCGCGCGCAGCGGACAGTCCAAGGCGCTCAACCTGCAGCCCCGCTCGGCAGAGGTGCTCGCCTCGCGGGGACTGCTCGACGACATCCTGGCCGAGGCGCCGGTGCTGCTGCCGCGCGGGCACTTCGCCGGGATCCCGCTGGACTATGCAGAATTGGACACGCCGTACCCGTACCAGATCGGGATCCCGCAGGCCCGGGTGGAGGAGCGGCTGGCTCGGTGGGCGGTGTCGCTCGGGGCCGAGATCCGGTACGGGACACCCCTGAGCGGGTTCACCCAGGACGCGGCGGGCGTGACGGCCGGCGGGGAGCGGGCGGGGTTCCTGGTGGGCTGCGACGGGGCGCGTAGTGCCGTACGAAAGCAATCGGGTGTTGCCTTTCCTGGTCGGGACGCACGGGTGTGTGCGCTGGTCGCGGACGTCACGCTGGCCGGCGGCGGGCCGTCCGGGTGGGAGCTGCCGGCCCCGGAGGGTGACGGGATGCTGACCGTGCTGCCGCTCGGGGACGGGGTCTACCGGATGCTCGCGGCCGGGCCGGCGCAGATGGCGGCCGGGCGCGACGACCCGATCCCGGACCGGGAACTCGCCGAGGCGCTGGCCCGTGACGGCTTGGTCCTCGGGGCCGTGCGGTGGGCGAGCCGCTTCACCGACACCACCCGGCAGGCTGAGCACTATCGGTCAGGACGGGTGTTCCTCGCCGGGGACGCGGCGCACGTCCACTCGCCGGCCGGTGGGCAGGGGCTCAATCTCGGGCTGCAGGACGCGTTCAACCTGGGGTGGAAGCTGGCCGAGGTGATCCGGGGCGAGGCCGGCGACGAACTGCTCGACACCTATCACGCGGAGCGGCATCCGGTCGCCGCGCGCGTCCTGCAGTCGTCGCGGGCACAGGGCGTGCTGTTCGTGCCGGACGAGGACGTGGCCGCGCTGCGTGCGGTGTTCGCGGAGATGGTCGACGGGCGGGCGCTGGCCGCGCGGGTGGCCGGGCTCGACCACGGCGACCGGATTCCCGGCCTCGACCATCGCCTGCTGCGGCACGGACGCCGCCGGGTGATCGACGGCGTCCACGTCCGCCCGGACGGCTTCCGTTCTTTCTAA
- a CDS encoding VC0807 family protein: MTMAVARRSPSRFALLVPMIIDFGLPLVVFYGLRAAGVDQWWSLLLSAVVPAGVVIVRFAHSRRVDYLALFVLSAVALSVGVSALTGDPRTMLIRDAWGGLLGGLIGIWLLASVWIGRPALMYLIRAFVLTKVGPDGLRAWEGKWDTDPRFRHGLRVITFVWGCASVVNVVVTLLAAYLLPLDLAPAVLNVSWPVILAPTLIFHLYYTRKADLRA, encoded by the coding sequence ATGACCATGGCCGTCGCCCGACGATCCCCGTCCCGGTTCGCGCTCCTCGTCCCGATGATCATCGACTTCGGGCTGCCGCTCGTCGTCTTCTACGGCCTGCGCGCGGCCGGCGTCGACCAGTGGTGGTCGCTGCTGCTCTCCGCGGTGGTGCCGGCCGGCGTGGTGATCGTCCGGTTCGCGCACTCCCGCCGGGTCGACTACCTGGCGCTCTTCGTGCTCTCCGCGGTCGCGCTCAGCGTGGGCGTCTCGGCGCTGACCGGGGACCCGCGCACCATGCTGATCCGGGATGCCTGGGGTGGGCTGCTCGGCGGCCTGATCGGCATCTGGCTGCTCGCCTCGGTGTGGATCGGCCGGCCCGCGCTGATGTACCTGATCCGCGCGTTCGTGCTGACCAAGGTCGGTCCGGACGGGCTGCGGGCCTGGGAGGGCAAGTGGGACACCGACCCGCGGTTCCGGCACGGCCTGCGGGTGATCACCTTCGTCTGGGGTTGCGCCAGCGTGGTCAACGTGGTCGTCACGCTGCTCGCGGCGTACCTGTTGCCGCTCGACCTGGCGCCGGCCGTGCTGAACGTCAGCTGGCCGGTGATCCTCGCCCCGACTCTGATCTTCCACCTCTACTACACCCGGAAGGCGGACCTGCGGGCATGA
- a CDS encoding TetR/AcrR family transcriptional regulator yields MRVNETVATSARRAQIVTAAIDTIAELGYGNASFARIAKRAGISSTRLISYHFDDKADLVRAVVAAVLTEAGEQMGKRLRAADGRVELLTAYIEANLQFIAEHPTAIRAVIEIAAAARTEDGTPLVRPTDVDDPVARLATMFREGQAAGEFRSFDPVVMAVTLRSAIDAAANTPDLDPHAYAAELVELFTRATRKDPA; encoded by the coding sequence ATGCGAGTAAACGAGACGGTGGCGACGAGCGCGCGGCGGGCTCAGATCGTCACGGCCGCGATCGACACCATCGCGGAGCTGGGCTATGGCAACGCGTCGTTCGCCCGGATCGCCAAGCGCGCCGGGATCAGCAGCACCCGGCTGATCTCCTACCACTTCGACGACAAGGCCGACCTGGTGCGGGCGGTCGTCGCCGCGGTGCTGACCGAGGCGGGCGAGCAGATGGGCAAGCGGCTGCGGGCGGCCGACGGGCGGGTCGAGCTGCTCACGGCGTACATCGAAGCGAATCTCCAATTCATCGCCGAGCACCCGACCGCGATCCGGGCGGTCATCGAGATCGCCGCGGCCGCCCGCACCGAGGACGGCACCCCGCTGGTCCGCCCCACCGACGTCGACGACCCGGTCGCCCGGCTGGCCACGATGTTCCGCGAGGGGCAGGCGGCGGGCGAGTTCCGCTCCTTCGACCCGGTCGTCATGGCCGTCACGCTGCGCTCGGCGATCGACGCCGCGGCGAACACCCCCGACCTGGACCCGCACGCCTACGCGGCCGAGCTCGTCGAGCTCTTCACCCGCGCCACCCGGAAGGACCCGGCATGA
- a CDS encoding nitroreductase family deazaflavin-dependent oxidoreductase, whose amino-acid sequence MRYLAPKRAVNVFNDAAKWLTARGISLMGSRVLAVRGRKSGEVRTTIVNLFTYQGEQYLLAPRGHTQWVRNLRAAGEGELRLGRRAQHFVPVEVADPEKPELIRLYLRKWAWETGAFFDGLKADSPQADIEAAAPGFPVFRIVNS is encoded by the coding sequence ATGCGATACCTGGCTCCCAAGCGCGCGGTCAACGTCTTCAACGACGCCGCCAAGTGGCTCACCGCCCGCGGCATCAGCCTGATGGGCAGCCGCGTGCTGGCCGTCCGCGGGCGCAAGAGCGGCGAGGTCCGCACCACGATCGTCAACCTGTTCACCTACCAGGGCGAGCAGTACCTGCTGGCGCCGCGCGGGCACACCCAGTGGGTGCGCAACCTGCGGGCCGCCGGCGAGGGCGAGCTGCGGCTCGGGCGGCGCGCGCAGCACTTCGTGCCGGTCGAGGTCGCGGACCCCGAGAAGCCCGAGCTGATCCGGCTCTACCTGCGCAAGTGGGCGTGGGAGACGGGCGCGTTCTTCGACGGGCTCAAGGCCGACTCCCCGCAGGCCGACATCGAGGCAGCCGCCCCCGGCTTCCCGGTCTTCCGCATCGTCAACAGCTGA
- a CDS encoding LGFP repeat-containing protein, producing MKLGALTAVALGLAAVAMCGATPAPADESKSSDKSATYCRLRVHGGILAKYVALGEDKGRLGCPLGIEQSAHGGGRMQQFDGGSIYWSKATGAHVVGGRILDLWQGNRGEAGCIGYPVDEESDTPDRKGRYQHFQHGTIWRWNDGRVSAVC from the coding sequence ATGAAACTCGGAGCATTGACGGCGGTCGCGCTCGGTCTCGCCGCCGTGGCGATGTGCGGCGCCACGCCCGCGCCGGCCGACGAGAGCAAGTCCTCGGACAAGAGCGCGACCTACTGCCGGCTCCGGGTGCACGGCGGGATCCTGGCGAAGTACGTGGCGCTCGGCGAGGACAAGGGCCGGCTGGGCTGCCCGCTCGGCATCGAGCAGTCGGCGCACGGCGGTGGCCGGATGCAGCAGTTCGACGGGGGCTCGATCTACTGGTCGAAGGCGACCGGGGCGCATGTCGTCGGCGGGCGGATCCTCGACCTGTGGCAGGGCAATCGGGGTGAGGCCGGGTGCATCGGCTACCCGGTCGACGAGGAGTCGGACACGCCCGATCGCAAGGGCCGCTACCAGCACTTCCAGCACGGGACGATCTGGCGCTGGAACGACGGCCGGGTCAGCGCGGTCTGCTGA
- a CDS encoding serine/threonine-protein kinase, translating to MLAPGIVLNGRYQLTHSIAAGGMGEVWRGRDLMLQRDIAVKVLLPALMNDREFITRFRSEARMLAQLRHPGIVQVYDYGADAVVGNDRFDYLVMEFIEGTSLSAKIQQAGRLNPAETMSIVAGMAEALHTAHQSGIIHRDVKPGNLLVRPGGALVLVDFGIARSVGITGITSTNVVLGSVSYMAPEQAEGKPVTAATDVYALGAVAYACLTGRPPYVGDNQLVVLGQLVHGPLPVLPPDVPRGVAQVVLRALAKDPAQRFPSGAALADAARNALRAPAAPPAPPGNWGTSTVRAQPAPYGATPPPPNRPWSGAAAVPQPPADDWSTGAQRADTGWNTGAQRADTGWNTGAQRAEPIEEPPRKRNLALVASAVGLVLIGAGVLWAVVSNGTDKPGPAAAAEGPQQPGPLTSPSHKGGRKSPTPTKRPATEPTGDTELPNEDETSAPAPDETEETNKFTPAQVCGDDYEVVDQKNLKSDAGVTKGRVYLLYRAADGSNCVVTLRTAGLAKKAAASAYLQVQGKDRVTDAGQTQYYSGPVEAIALNTCVKWGGSVGALTFDSEFTHCG from the coding sequence GTGCTCGCTCCCGGAATCGTGCTCAACGGCCGCTATCAGCTGACCCATTCCATCGCGGCCGGTGGGATGGGCGAGGTGTGGCGTGGCCGCGACCTGATGCTGCAGCGCGACATTGCGGTGAAAGTGCTGCTCCCGGCGTTGATGAATGACCGCGAGTTCATCACCCGCTTCCGTTCCGAGGCGCGGATGCTGGCCCAGCTGCGGCACCCCGGGATCGTGCAGGTCTACGACTACGGCGCGGACGCGGTGGTCGGCAACGACCGCTTCGACTACCTGGTGATGGAGTTCATCGAGGGCACCTCGCTGTCCGCGAAGATCCAGCAGGCCGGGCGGCTGAACCCGGCCGAGACGATGTCGATCGTGGCCGGGATGGCCGAGGCGCTGCACACCGCGCACCAGTCGGGCATCATCCACCGCGACGTGAAGCCGGGAAACCTGCTGGTCCGGCCGGGTGGCGCGCTCGTGCTGGTCGACTTCGGCATCGCCCGGTCGGTCGGGATCACCGGGATCACCAGCACCAACGTGGTGCTGGGTTCGGTCAGCTACATGGCGCCGGAGCAGGCCGAGGGCAAGCCGGTCACGGCCGCCACCGATGTCTACGCGCTGGGCGCGGTCGCCTACGCCTGCCTGACCGGGCGCCCGCCCTACGTCGGCGACAACCAGCTCGTCGTGCTCGGCCAGCTGGTGCACGGGCCGTTGCCGGTGCTGCCGCCGGACGTGCCGCGCGGGGTGGCCCAGGTCGTCCTGCGGGCGCTGGCCAAGGACCCGGCCCAGCGTTTCCCGAGTGGCGCCGCGCTGGCCGACGCGGCCCGCAACGCACTCCGGGCTCCGGCCGCGCCGCCGGCTCCGCCCGGCAATTGGGGCACCTCGACGGTACGGGCGCAGCCCGCCCCGTATGGCGCCACCCCGCCCCCGCCCAACCGTCCCTGGTCCGGAGCCGCCGCCGTCCCGCAGCCGCCCGCGGACGACTGGTCGACCGGCGCCCAGCGTGCCGACACCGGCTGGAACACCGGGGCGCAGCGCGCCGACACCGGCTGGAACACCGGGGCCCAGCGGGCCGAGCCGATCGAGGAGCCCCCCAGGAAGCGCAACCTGGCGCTGGTCGCGAGCGCCGTCGGCCTGGTCCTGATCGGCGCCGGCGTGCTGTGGGCGGTCGTCTCGAACGGGACCGACAAGCCCGGCCCGGCCGCCGCCGCGGAAGGCCCCCAGCAGCCCGGCCCGCTGACCAGCCCGTCGCACAAGGGCGGCCGGAAGAGCCCGACTCCCACCAAACGGCCCGCGACCGAGCCGACCGGGGACACGGAGCTGCCGAACGAGGACGAGACCAGCGCGCCGGCGCCGGACGAGACCGAGGAGACCAACAAGTTCACCCCGGCCCAGGTCTGCGGCGACGACTACGAGGTGGTCGACCAGAAGAACCTGAAGTCCGACGCGGGCGTCACCAAGGGCCGGGTCTACCTGCTCTACCGCGCGGCCGACGGGTCGAACTGCGTGGTCACGCTGCGCACCGCCGGGCTCGCCAAGAAGGCGGCCGCCTCGGCGTACCTGCAGGTGCAGGGCAAGGACCGGGTGACCGACGCCGGCCAGACGCAGTACTACTCCGGGCCGGTCGAGGCGATCGCGCTGAACACCTGCGTCAAGTGGGGTGGCTCGGTGGGCGCGCTGACCTTCGACAGCGAGTTCACGCACTGCGGATAG
- a CDS encoding GGDEF domain-containing protein has product MTGGEVRGKALARAVVLGLALGVCALAGLAGLGITDRWAIGGVLAADLLLVAACAYLLFPASDEEPAEVVPPIDGLTGLPNRAAMMARVERTLPVADSDQEPAGLVVLDLDDLTDVNDTLGRRTGDLLLQSVAARLLGAVRDTDLVARIGDDEFAVLLPQVGSARGGLEAARRLLDAVQGPADLDGFQVRINAAVGCAVYPVHAATPTELFQRAEAAMRYAKQSRTHAALYEVGLEGDLAPRKNPTAAVPTREKRPALPFR; this is encoded by the coding sequence ATGACCGGCGGAGAGGTACGAGGGAAGGCGTTGGCCCGGGCCGTGGTGCTCGGTCTCGCGCTGGGTGTGTGCGCGCTCGCCGGCCTGGCCGGCCTCGGGATCACCGACCGGTGGGCGATCGGCGGGGTGCTCGCCGCCGACCTGCTGCTCGTGGCCGCCTGCGCCTACCTGCTGTTCCCCGCCTCGGACGAGGAGCCGGCCGAGGTCGTCCCGCCGATCGACGGGCTGACCGGCCTGCCGAACCGGGCCGCGATGATGGCCCGGGTCGAGCGGACCCTGCCGGTCGCCGACTCCGACCAGGAGCCGGCCGGCCTGGTCGTGCTCGACCTGGACGACCTCACCGACGTCAACGACACCCTCGGCCGGCGGACCGGCGACCTGCTGCTGCAATCGGTGGCGGCCCGGCTGCTCGGCGCGGTCCGCGACACCGACCTGGTCGCCCGGATCGGCGACGACGAGTTCGCGGTGCTGCTCCCCCAGGTCGGCTCGGCGCGCGGCGGTCTGGAGGCCGCCCGCCGGCTGCTCGACGCGGTCCAGGGCCCGGCCGACCTGGACGGCTTCCAGGTGCGCATCAACGCGGCGGTCGGCTGCGCGGTCTACCCGGTCCACGCGGCCACCCCGACCGAGCTGTTCCAGCGGGCCGAGGCGGCGATGCGCTACGCGAAGCAGTCCCGCACGCACGCCGCCCTCTACGAGGTCGGCCTGGAGGGCGACCTGGCCCCGCGCAAGAACCCCACCGCCGCCGTCCCCACCCGCGAGAAGCGCCCCGCCCTCCCCTTCCGCTGA
- a CDS encoding alpha/beta fold hydrolase — MIFDSPSPLADLAAYVSLPRVAGLRLSPDGRRIVVGVGTPDRKKNRYTGALWEVDPDGTRPARRLTHSDKGETPAGFTAAGDVLFTSARPDPSADPAEPPVTALWLLPAGGGDARVIAAPPGGVRGAVVAASGTVLFGSPMMPSAADAADDKAARERRKDAGVNAVLYEDYPIRYWDHAFGPDRVRLLAGPLGAEPRDLTGHVGGALSDEAIWDVTPDGRTVVATWTVGEPAGSRRSTLVTIDVATGERRPLAAEPGHEFEFARISPDGTRVAVIVYRRSTATDPGDGWLAVLPLAGGPARPLTAEWDRLPSSARWTPDGAALIVNADHDGRSPLWRVDATTGEVTRLTGDDGAYTDFEVAPDGRFVYALRAAIDSPAAPVRIGFDGTITPLPGPAEPLELPGTLTEVITTAADGTRLRAWLALPAGAGPDAPAPLLLWIHGGPVSSWNSWSWRWCPWLAVSRGYAVLLPDPALSTGYGHEFIRRGWGTWGDAPYTDLMTLTDAAEQRDDIDDSRTAAMGGSFGGYMANWIAGHTDRFTAIVTHASLWALDQMWATTDVAFYWAREMTPEAQLANSPHRFADEITTPMLVIHGDKDYRVPIGEGLRLWWDLLSRSTAEDGATPHKFLFFPDENHWILTPGHAAVWYETVFAFLAHHVHKQPWHRPELLG, encoded by the coding sequence GTGATCTTCGATTCCCCGTCGCCGCTCGCCGACCTCGCCGCCTACGTCAGCCTGCCCCGGGTCGCCGGGCTGCGGCTCTCCCCGGACGGCCGCCGGATCGTCGTCGGCGTCGGCACGCCGGACCGCAAGAAGAATCGCTACACCGGCGCGCTGTGGGAGGTCGATCCGGACGGGACGCGCCCGGCCCGGCGGCTGACCCACAGCGACAAGGGCGAGACCCCGGCCGGGTTCACCGCCGCCGGCGACGTGCTGTTCACCTCGGCCCGCCCGGACCCGTCGGCCGACCCCGCGGAGCCGCCGGTGACCGCGTTGTGGCTGCTCCCGGCCGGTGGCGGCGACGCCCGGGTGATCGCCGCCCCGCCCGGCGGCGTGCGTGGCGCGGTGGTCGCCGCGTCCGGGACGGTGCTGTTCGGCTCGCCGATGATGCCGTCGGCCGCCGACGCCGCGGACGACAAGGCGGCCCGCGAGCGACGCAAGGACGCCGGCGTGAACGCGGTGCTCTACGAGGACTATCCGATCCGCTACTGGGATCACGCGTTCGGGCCGGACCGGGTGCGGCTGCTCGCCGGCCCGCTCGGCGCGGAACCGCGCGACCTGACCGGGCACGTCGGCGGCGCGCTCAGCGACGAGGCGATCTGGGACGTGACGCCGGACGGCCGTACCGTGGTGGCGACCTGGACCGTGGGCGAACCGGCCGGCTCGCGCCGGTCGACGCTCGTCACGATCGACGTGGCGACCGGCGAGCGCCGGCCCCTGGCCGCCGAACCCGGCCACGAGTTCGAGTTCGCCCGCATCTCGCCGGACGGCACCCGGGTCGCCGTCATCGTCTACCGCCGGTCCACCGCGACCGACCCCGGCGACGGCTGGCTGGCCGTGCTCCCGCTGGCCGGCGGCCCGGCCCGGCCGCTGACCGCGGAGTGGGACCGGCTGCCGTCCTCGGCGCGCTGGACGCCGGACGGCGCCGCGCTGATCGTCAACGCCGACCACGACGGCCGCTCGCCGCTGTGGCGGGTGGACGCCACGACCGGCGAGGTCACCCGGTTGACCGGCGACGACGGGGCGTACACGGACTTCGAGGTGGCGCCGGACGGGCGGTTCGTCTACGCGCTGCGCGCGGCGATCGACAGCCCGGCGGCCCCGGTGCGGATCGGGTTCGACGGCACGATCACCCCGCTGCCCGGCCCGGCCGAGCCGCTGGAACTGCCCGGCACGCTGACCGAGGTGATCACCACGGCGGCCGACGGCACCCGGCTGCGCGCCTGGCTCGCGCTGCCCGCCGGCGCCGGCCCGGACGCGCCCGCCCCGCTGCTGCTGTGGATCCACGGCGGGCCGGTCTCGTCGTGGAACTCCTGGTCGTGGCGGTGGTGCCCGTGGCTCGCGGTGTCCCGTGGCTACGCGGTGCTGCTGCCCGACCCGGCGCTGTCGACCGGCTACGGCCACGAGTTCATCCGGCGCGGCTGGGGGACCTGGGGGGACGCGCCGTACACCGACCTGATGACCCTGACCGACGCCGCCGAGCAGCGCGACGACATCGACGACAGCCGGACCGCGGCGATGGGCGGCAGCTTCGGCGGCTACATGGCGAACTGGATCGCCGGGCACACCGATCGCTTCACCGCGATCGTCACGCACGCCTCGCTGTGGGCGCTCGACCAGATGTGGGCGACCACCGACGTGGCGTTCTACTGGGCGCGCGAGATGACCCCCGAGGCGCAGCTGGCCAACTCACCGCACCGCTTCGCCGACGAGATCACCACCCCGATGCTGGTCATCCACGGCGACAAGGACTACCGCGTCCCGATCGGCGAGGGCCTGCGCCTGTGGTGGGACCTGCTCTCCCGCTCGACGGCCGAGGACGGCGCCACCCCGCACAAGTTCCTGTTCTTCCCGGACGAGAACCACTGGATCCTGACCCCGGGACACGCGGCGGTCTGGTACGAGACGGTCTTCGCCTTCCTCGCCCACCACGTCCACAAACAGCCCTGGCACCGCCCCGAGCTGCTGGGCTGA